In Lycium ferocissimum isolate CSIRO_LF1 chromosome 11, AGI_CSIRO_Lferr_CH_V1, whole genome shotgun sequence, a single genomic region encodes these proteins:
- the LOC132037323 gene encoding probable galacturonosyltransferase 15 isoform X1 produces MMKFYISATGIKKLTISSCAAVTNGGGGVGLPVGMKGKGLLPRTRRISHRTLLLPAVLVLGLLISLLFFRITFIMLESAAFCSSSIGCLGWRIFGGSDSTLLREELMRALLEATSDGDNGIVGIDSSTSLPSSFNDLVKDMSSNGQDIKAFAFKTKAMIMKMGQLVESARHRESIFWHLASHGVPNGIHCLSLKLAEEYAENAAARSRLPPPQYVSRLTAPSFHHVVLLTDNVLAASVVVSSTIKSSSIPERLVFHIVTDKKTYTAMHAWFAVNYVNSAVLEVRGLHQYDWSHEVNVGIKEMIEIHRLICSHKLDSIKRQNIVNEYENEKDLQYLRPSCTSLLNHLRIYIPQLFPDLNKIVFLDDDTVVQHDLSSLWELDLKGKVVGAAFDSGCGDDCCPGRKYKDYFNFTSPVISSKLDYDRCGWLYGMNVFDLQAWRKTDITATYHYWLKLNLNSGFELWNPGALPPSLIAFEGHVHRIDPSWHIAGLGYRSIMDVVESVLEDVAVLHFSGPGKPWLEIGAPEIRSLWSRHVNFSNEFISNCGIVG; encoded by the exons ATGATGAAGTTCTACATATCCGCGACGGGGATTAAAAAACTAACTATATCGAGTTGCGCCGCCGTCACGAACGGCGGAGGTGGCGTAGGATTGCCAGTTGGCATGAAAGGGAAGGGATTGCTGCCGCGGACTCGCCGGATATCTCATCGGACATTGTTATTGCCGGCCGTTTTGGTTCTCGGTTTACTTATATCGTTACTCTTCTTCAGAATTACCTTTATCATGCTCGAATCAGCCGCTTTTTGCTCTTCCTCTATAG GTTGTTTGGGATGGAGAATTTTCGGCGGGAGTGACTCGACTCTG CTCAGAGAAGAGTTGATGCGGGCATTGCTAGAGGCAACAAGTGACGGTGACAATGGAATAGTAGGAATAGATAGTTCAACTTCATTACCATCCTCATTTAATGATCTTGTGAAGGACATGTCTTCAAATGGACAAGACATCAAGGCTTTCGCTTTCAAAACTAAAGCTATG ATAATGAAGATGGGGCAGTTGGTAGAATCAGCTAGACACCGTGAGTCTATTTTCTGGCATTTAGCTTCTCACGGTGTACCAAATGGCATACATTGCCTATCCCTCAAGTTAGCTGAAGAATATGCTGAAAATGCTGCTGCACGTTCTCGCTTGCCTCCCCCGCAATATGTTTCCCGCCTCACTGCCCCTTCTTTCCATCATGTAGTTCTTTTAACAGACAATGTACTTGCTGCGTCCGTTGTAGTTTCCTCGACCATTAAAAGCTCAAGTATCCCAGAAAGATTGGTGTTTCATATAGTTACTGATAAGAAGACATACACTGCGATGCATGCATGGTTTGCCGTAAACTATGTTAATTCGGCTGTCCTTGAAGTGAGAGGATTGCACCAGTATGATTGGTCACATGAGGTGAATGTCGGGATTAAGGAGATGATAGAGATTCATCGGTTGATATGTAGTCACAAGCTTGACAGCATAAAGAGGCAAAATATTGTGAAcgagtatgaaaatgaaaaagatttGCAATATCTACGTCCTAGCTGTACATCCCTTTTGAATCATCTGCGCATCTATATCCCCCAG CTTTTCCCAGATCTGAACAAGATTGTATTTTTGGACGATGATACTGTAGTACAGCATGATTTATCATCTCTGTGGGAATTGGATCTCAAGGGGAAAGTTGTTGGTGCAGCTTTTGACTCGGGCTGTGGAGATGACTGTTGCCCTGGACGAAAGTACAAGGATTACTTTAATTTTACGAGTCCTGTTATATCATCTAAGTTGGATTATGATCGTTGTGGATGGCTTTATGGAATGAATGTCTTTGATCTTCAAGCTTGGAGGAAGACTGACATCACTGCTACTTACCATTACTGGCTTAAACTT AATCTCAACTCTGGTTTTGAATTGTGGAATCCTGGAGCCCTTCCACCTTCCCTAATTGCTTTTGAGGGTCATGTGCACCGGATTGATCCTTCATGGCACATTGCTGGTTTAGGTTATCGATCCATTATGGATGTTGTAGAATCTGTACTGGAAGACGTAGCTGTTCTACATTTCAGTGGACCAGGCAAGCCGTGGCTTGAGATTGGGGCCCCTGAGATACGAAGTTTGTGGAGCCGCCATGTAAATTTCTCAAATGAATTCATTAGCAATTGTGGAATCGTGGGGTGA
- the LOC132037323 gene encoding probable galacturonosyltransferase 15 isoform X2 — MRALLEATSDGDNGIVGIDSSTSLPSSFNDLVKDMSSNGQDIKAFAFKTKAMIMKMGQLVESARHRESIFWHLASHGVPNGIHCLSLKLAEEYAENAAARSRLPPPQYVSRLTAPSFHHVVLLTDNVLAASVVVSSTIKSSSIPERLVFHIVTDKKTYTAMHAWFAVNYVNSAVLEVRGLHQYDWSHEVNVGIKEMIEIHRLICSHKLDSIKRQNIVNEYENEKDLQYLRPSCTSLLNHLRIYIPQLFPDLNKIVFLDDDTVVQHDLSSLWELDLKGKVVGAAFDSGCGDDCCPGRKYKDYFNFTSPVISSKLDYDRCGWLYGMNVFDLQAWRKTDITATYHYWLKLNLNSGFELWNPGALPPSLIAFEGHVHRIDPSWHIAGLGYRSIMDVVESVLEDVAVLHFSGPGKPWLEIGAPEIRSLWSRHVNFSNEFISNCGIVG; from the exons ATGCGGGCATTGCTAGAGGCAACAAGTGACGGTGACAATGGAATAGTAGGAATAGATAGTTCAACTTCATTACCATCCTCATTTAATGATCTTGTGAAGGACATGTCTTCAAATGGACAAGACATCAAGGCTTTCGCTTTCAAAACTAAAGCTATG ATAATGAAGATGGGGCAGTTGGTAGAATCAGCTAGACACCGTGAGTCTATTTTCTGGCATTTAGCTTCTCACGGTGTACCAAATGGCATACATTGCCTATCCCTCAAGTTAGCTGAAGAATATGCTGAAAATGCTGCTGCACGTTCTCGCTTGCCTCCCCCGCAATATGTTTCCCGCCTCACTGCCCCTTCTTTCCATCATGTAGTTCTTTTAACAGACAATGTACTTGCTGCGTCCGTTGTAGTTTCCTCGACCATTAAAAGCTCAAGTATCCCAGAAAGATTGGTGTTTCATATAGTTACTGATAAGAAGACATACACTGCGATGCATGCATGGTTTGCCGTAAACTATGTTAATTCGGCTGTCCTTGAAGTGAGAGGATTGCACCAGTATGATTGGTCACATGAGGTGAATGTCGGGATTAAGGAGATGATAGAGATTCATCGGTTGATATGTAGTCACAAGCTTGACAGCATAAAGAGGCAAAATATTGTGAAcgagtatgaaaatgaaaaagatttGCAATATCTACGTCCTAGCTGTACATCCCTTTTGAATCATCTGCGCATCTATATCCCCCAG CTTTTCCCAGATCTGAACAAGATTGTATTTTTGGACGATGATACTGTAGTACAGCATGATTTATCATCTCTGTGGGAATTGGATCTCAAGGGGAAAGTTGTTGGTGCAGCTTTTGACTCGGGCTGTGGAGATGACTGTTGCCCTGGACGAAAGTACAAGGATTACTTTAATTTTACGAGTCCTGTTATATCATCTAAGTTGGATTATGATCGTTGTGGATGGCTTTATGGAATGAATGTCTTTGATCTTCAAGCTTGGAGGAAGACTGACATCACTGCTACTTACCATTACTGGCTTAAACTT AATCTCAACTCTGGTTTTGAATTGTGGAATCCTGGAGCCCTTCCACCTTCCCTAATTGCTTTTGAGGGTCATGTGCACCGGATTGATCCTTCATGGCACATTGCTGGTTTAGGTTATCGATCCATTATGGATGTTGTAGAATCTGTACTGGAAGACGTAGCTGTTCTACATTTCAGTGGACCAGGCAAGCCGTGGCTTGAGATTGGGGCCCCTGAGATACGAAGTTTGTGGAGCCGCCATGTAAATTTCTCAAATGAATTCATTAGCAATTGTGGAATCGTGGGGTGA
- the LOC132036909 gene encoding uncharacterized protein LOC132036909, which translates to MKSFRCIGEKCGGFIGADADTKARFHLFWACICVKITMEEIPKELDLYVGGLRYLVVIVEDQITRIIPDRRREVDKMEAATPNPRKKLSYPSNFNSKSLGLTEKNKGHVPQYKGKEKVWANGASNILGQNYTHYFQGPKNKKQKKRNNYKKIWKAVGPGFDPYQNRSSPYSHINYFDPLSVEIEAAETRTREQSPMVFACDSESEADDEAETPRPLIPRALALNEFKSVSCSELDLSSCDALFLPWHDENHIGSTHISTPNVINTSRWAKTVMFKA; encoded by the exons ATGAAATCTTTCCGATGTATCGGAGAGAAGTGCGGAGGGTTCATAGGTGCAGATGCAGACACGAAGGCAAGATTCCATCTTTTCTGGGCGTGCATCTGTGTTAAAATCACTATGGAAGAAATCCCAAAAGAACTAGACTTATATGTTGGTGGTTTGAGATATCTGGTGGTGATTGTGGAAGACCAGATTACTCGAATCATCCCTGACAGACGGAGAGAGGTGGATAAGATGGAGGCTGCTACTCCAAACCCTAGAAAG AAGCTCAGTTATCCGAGCAACTTTAATTCAAAATCCCTGGGTTTGACAGAGAAAAATAAAGGTCACGTGCCACAGTATAAGGGGAAGGAAAAAGTATGGGCAAATGGGGCCAGCAACATTCTGGGCCAAAATTACACTCATTATTTCCAAGGCCCAAAGAATAAGAagcaaaagaagagaaataattataaaaagatCTGGAAGGCTGTTGGGCCTGGTTTTGATCCTTATCAGAATAGAAGCAGCCCATATTCTCACATTAATTATTTCGACCCTCTTTCTGTCGAAATAGAAGCTGCAGAAACTAGAACAAGGGAGCAGTCGCCTATGGTTTTTGCATGCGATTCAGAATCAGAAGCAGATGATGAAGCAGAGACACCAAGACCTTTAATTCCAAGAGCCCTTGCTTTGAATGAGTTCAAATCAGTAAGTTGCTCGGAACTTGATCTCTCCTCTTGCGATGCTCTCTTTCTTCCATGGCACGATGAGAACCATATTGGATCGACGCACATAAGCACTCCGAATGTAATCAATACGTCGAGGTGGGCCAAGACTGTCATGTTTAAAGCGTGA